From the Choloepus didactylus isolate mChoDid1 chromosome 22, mChoDid1.pri, whole genome shotgun sequence genome, one window contains:
- the LOC119518588 gene encoding nascent polypeptide-associated complex subunit alpha, muscle-specific form-like → MRGEKTLGALRQRLPPSSSELWDRLFSGTFSLLPSLPGAAVTKRPAPDDSCTSGAGSQPRWRRPRPSRAPASWLEAASRQPLPRPHVASPPPPGVPHGDPTTDVLGLHPRPEKNQVSRGSRAPLGFSSNAESEVEHSGIQARPPAAPLGALFRIVFSARPPDPGFYLQPPRLPRPLPPASHPQAGVSCVVCVVIPPAGLWSLLPVTPSASGAALARGGRPPARDCERCPLRPRREGRLSTSLDSRSVVIAAVKWGSQGPGEGVACPGHQSWTPGHEMDPRVALADGPGLPASELPGDGRPWALQALHPCPSSRPVSGTPALGLASWAEQTGAPTTGAPRLLRARGTPGEHLWMQSCPAQPSPQGQPGPDPWLTKKDPKGKRDPQKSFPAATKGWRLDPPLRCCSAKRPPQSGTKLLPCTPQLWARISGPAPPGPAAPSRLGTSSKTGPLRQAAHGGFLAISSCPPRPAHRPSVLQDSPPEPLSHSPSPGRLLTPSSPAGGSPTPAGTRGTHPTPGSQWLRPRGPRVVAVILAFLQPQTDRQTAARGHQLARGHGSAPLSPASIGGAEHPGTPRFPRPGPRPGLPAMRSGTSPPRAGQVQGGRRFLSKPETGRCFPATARDGALQPAAPHSAQRPLSDTPSGTQLSFPPVDGSRDPAPGLGVQVSQSSDPRPHAPHVLGSGRRPCWPRGSPKGRHARGPGPAQAWPESVMWS, encoded by the exons ATGCGGGGTGAGAAGACGCTGGGGGCCCTGCGCCAGAGGCTGCCACCGAGCAGCTCCGAGCTCTGGGATCG GCTGTTCTCTGGAACGTTCTCCCTGCTGCCGTcgcttcctggggctgctgtgacaaaacGCCCCGCGCCGGATGACTCTTGCACCTCTGGGGCTGGAAGTCAGCCCAGGTGGCGGCGGCCGCGCCCATCCAGAGCCCCGGCCTCCTGGCTGGAGGCTGCTTCGCGCCAGCCTCTGCCCCGTCCTCACGTGGCTTCTCCCCCGCCCCCGGGTGTCCCTCATGGGGACCCCACCACTGAT GTCCTGGGCCTGCACCCCAGACCCGAGAAAAACCAAGTCAGTCGCGGCTCTCGTGCCCCTCTGGGCTTCTCCTCCAATGCAGAGTCAGAAGTGGAGCACTCGGGGATCCAGGCCCGACCCCCGGCCGCCCCTCTGGG GGCTTTGTTCAGAATCGTCTTCTCGGCGAGGCCCCCTGACCCTGGTTTCTACCTGCAGCCCCCACGCCTGCCCCGTCCCCTTCCTCCAGCGTCCCATCCACAGGCAGGTGTTTCCTGCGTCGTCTGTGTCGTCATCCCCCCCGCTGGCCTCTGGTCACTGCTCCCTGTCACGCCCTCGGCGTCCGGAGCAGCGCTGGCCCGGGGTGGACGCCCCCCGGCCCGGGA CTGCGAGCGCTGCCCGCTGAGGCCGCGCAGGGAGGGACGTCTGAGCACATCGCTAGACTCCAGGTCTGTCGTCATAGCCGCCGTCAAATGGGGAAGCCAAGGCCCAGGGGAGGGAGTGGCCTGCCCAGGCCACCAGAGCTGGACCCCGGGACATGAGATGGACCCACGGGTGGCCCTTGCTGATGGGCCGGGGCTCCCGGCGTCCGAGCTCCCTGGGGACGGCAG GCCCTGGGCGCTGCAGGCCTTGCACCCCTGCCCCAGCTCCAGGCCGGTCTCTGGCACCCCTGCCCTTGGCCTGGCCTCCTGGGCAGAGCAGACAGGAGCCCCCACCACAGGGGCCCCCCGGCTGCTCAGG GCCCGGGGGACCCCAGGGGAGCATCTGTGGATGCAGAGCTGCCCGGCTCAGCCGAGTCCCCAGGGGCAGCCAGGGCCAGACCCGTGGTTAACCAAGAAGGACCCCAAAGGGAAGAGGGACCCCCAGAAGTCCTTCCCAGCAGCAACAAAG GGCTGGAGACTGGACCCCCCGCTGCGCTGCTGCTCCGCCAAACGCCCTCCCCAGAGTGGAACGAA GCTGCTGCCGTGCACCCCCCAGCTGTGGGCCCGAATCTCTGGGCCGGCCCCGCCCGGCCCAGCTGCCCCATCGCGGCTGGGAACTTCCTCAAAAACGGGTCCCCTTCGCCAGGCCGCCCACGGGGGTTTCCTCGCCATCAGCTCCTGTCCTCCCCGCCCTGCCCACCGCCCCTCCGTGCTTCAGGACAGCCCCCCAGAGCCCCTGTCAcacagccccagccctggccGCCTCCTGACCCCATCGAGCCCCGCGGGGGGCTCCCCCACTCCAGCAGGGACCCGGGGCACACACCCCACTCCCGGATCTCAGTGGCTTCGCCCCAGGGGTCCCCGGGTGGTTGCTGTCATCTTGGCGTTTCTCCAGCCCCAGACGGACAGACAGACAGCT GCCCGAGGACACCAGTTGGCACGGGGCCATGGGTCAGCCCCACTGTCTCCTGCCAGCATCGGGGGCGCCGAGCACCCGGGGACACCCCGATTCCCCCGGCCTGGCCCTCGGCCCGGGCTCCCAGCCATGCGGAGTGGGACGTCCCCACCCCGTGCGGGGCAGGTGCAGGGTGGCCGCCGTTTCCTCTCAAAACCCGAAACTGGCAGGTGCTTCCCTGCCACCGCCCGGGATGGGGCCCTGCAGCCTGCAGCCCCCCACTCCGCCCAGAGACCCCTCAGTGACACTCCCAGTGGGACCCAACTCAGTTTCCCTCCTGTGGACGGCAGCCGTGACCCTGCCCCGGGGCTGGGGGTGCAGGTGTCGCAGAGCTCAGACCCCCGACCCCACGCGCCGCACGTCCTGGGCTCTGGGCGTCGCCCCTGCTGGCCCCGTGGGAGCCCGAAAGGGAGACACGCCCGGGGCCCAGGGCCCGCCCAGGCATGGCCAGAGAGCGTGATGTGGTCCTAA